One stretch of Chitinophaga pendula DNA includes these proteins:
- a CDS encoding aspartate aminotransferase family protein, whose protein sequence is MKLFDVYPINDITIEKALGSNVWDDNGTEYLDLYGGHAVISIGHTHPHYVKRLTEQLNKVGFYSNSIRIPLQQQLAEKLGQLSGKPDYQLFLCNSGAEANENALKLASFHNGKKKVIAFRKSFHGRTSLAVAATDNPKIVAPVNETDNVIFLPWADEAALEQAFQQHEISSVIIEGIQGVGGIIVAAPAFLQKIRSLCDAHNAVFIADSVQCGYGRSGKFFSHDYAGVNADIYTMAKGMGNGFPVGGIIIAPHIQASYGLLGTTFGGNHLACAAALAVLEVIEQEQLIDNAANQGAYLIEQLRTFPQVLEVRGRGLMIGIQLPEELANTRKELLFQHKIFTGEAKPNVIRLLPSLALTRQHADQFLDAFGKALKQ, encoded by the coding sequence ATGAAACTTTTTGACGTTTATCCAATCAACGATATCACAATAGAAAAAGCCTTAGGATCCAATGTATGGGACGATAATGGCACAGAATACCTCGACCTCTACGGCGGCCATGCCGTGATCTCCATCGGCCACACACACCCGCATTATGTCAAAAGACTCACCGAACAGCTGAATAAAGTAGGATTCTATTCCAATTCTATCCGCATTCCGCTGCAACAACAACTGGCCGAAAAATTAGGCCAGCTCTCCGGCAAACCAGACTACCAGCTGTTCCTCTGTAACTCCGGCGCAGAAGCCAATGAAAACGCCCTCAAACTGGCCTCTTTTCATAATGGTAAAAAGAAAGTGATCGCTTTCCGCAAATCTTTCCATGGCAGAACATCCCTCGCAGTAGCCGCTACCGACAATCCCAAGATCGTCGCACCGGTAAATGAGACCGACAATGTGATCTTCCTGCCCTGGGCCGACGAAGCCGCACTCGAACAGGCCTTCCAGCAACATGAAATATCTTCCGTGATCATCGAAGGTATTCAGGGCGTCGGTGGCATCATCGTCGCTGCTCCCGCATTCCTGCAGAAGATCAGGTCACTCTGTGATGCACACAACGCCGTATTCATCGCCGACTCCGTACAGTGTGGTTACGGTCGCAGCGGTAAATTCTTCTCCCACGACTACGCCGGCGTCAACGCAGATATCTACACCATGGCTAAAGGGATGGGCAACGGATTCCCGGTAGGTGGTATCATCATCGCCCCACATATCCAGGCTTCATATGGTTTGCTGGGCACCACATTCGGTGGTAACCACCTCGCCTGTGCCGCTGCACTGGCAGTACTGGAAGTGATCGAACAGGAACAGCTGATCGATAACGCCGCCAACCAGGGTGCCTACCTCATAGAACAACTACGCACATTCCCGCAAGTACTGGAAGTAAGAGGCCGTGGCCTCATGATCGGTATCCAGCTGCCGGAAGAACTGGCAAATACCAGAAAAGAATTACTCTTCCAACATAAAATATTCACCGGAGAAGCTAAACCAAACGTGATCAGGTTACTGCCGTCCCTGGCCCTTACCAGACAGCATGCCGATCAGTTCCTGGATGCATTCGGCAAAGCATTGAAACAATAG
- a CDS encoding N-acetylornithine carbamoyltransferase, with protein MKQFISVNDVPGVPRLVEKALDYKQHPFKDKSLGTNKTLGMIFLNPSLRTRLSTQVAAKNLGMEAVVFNIDKEGWQLEMNDGAIMNGSTSEHVKEAAAVMGQYFDILAIRTFPGLKDKEEDYTEKYINQFIKYAGVPVVSLESATLHPLQSLTDVITIKEQWQQPRKPKVVMTWAPHVKALPQAVPNSFAQWMNAWDEVDFVITHPEGYELDPEFSGNATIEYNQDKALEGADFVYVKNWSSYEEYGKILNSDPSWMITNNKLKGTNQAKIMHCLPVRRNVVIADEVLDGPQSIVIQEAGNRVWAAQAVLSEILAAGAR; from the coding sequence ATGAAACAGTTTATTTCCGTTAATGATGTCCCGGGTGTCCCGCGGTTGGTAGAGAAAGCCTTGGACTATAAGCAACATCCTTTCAAAGACAAATCCCTGGGGACTAACAAAACCCTGGGCATGATATTCCTTAACCCCAGCCTCCGCACCCGCCTCAGTACACAGGTAGCTGCCAAAAACCTGGGAATGGAAGCCGTAGTGTTCAATATCGATAAGGAAGGATGGCAACTGGAAATGAATGATGGCGCTATCATGAATGGCAGCACCTCCGAACACGTAAAGGAAGCCGCCGCCGTAATGGGCCAGTACTTCGATATCCTCGCTATCCGTACCTTCCCCGGACTGAAGGATAAAGAAGAAGACTACACAGAAAAATATATCAATCAATTCATCAAATACGCCGGCGTACCTGTAGTGAGCCTCGAAAGCGCCACCTTACATCCGCTGCAGAGCCTCACCGACGTGATCACCATCAAAGAGCAATGGCAACAGCCACGCAAACCTAAAGTGGTGATGACCTGGGCCCCTCACGTAAAAGCATTGCCGCAGGCCGTACCCAACTCCTTCGCACAGTGGATGAACGCATGGGACGAAGTAGACTTCGTGATCACACATCCCGAAGGATATGAACTGGACCCGGAATTCTCCGGCAACGCCACCATCGAATACAACCAGGATAAAGCGCTCGAAGGCGCCGACTTCGTATATGTGAAAAACTGGTCCTCTTACGAAGAATATGGTAAGATCCTCAACAGCGATCCTTCCTGGATGATCACCAACAATAAACTGAAAGGTACCAACCAGGCTAAGATCATGCACTGCCTGCCGGTAAGAAGGAACGTAGTGATCGCAGATGAAGTACTCGATGGTCCACAGTCCATCGTCATTCAGGAAGCCGGTAACCGCGTATGGGCCGCACAGGCAGTATTAAGCGAAATACTGGCCGCCGGCGCCCGCTAA
- the argB gene encoding acetylglutamate kinase, whose amino-acid sequence MSISDNNQREQLFVIKVGGNVIDNPALLQSFLADFAKVPGNKLLIHGGGKIATRIGDKLGIESKYVDGRRITDADTIDVVTMVYGGLVNKQLVAKLQALGCNAIGLTGADANIIPAAKRPVKEIDYGFVGDVLPAAMNVAGLQAIVRAGLIPVFASLTHDGKGQMLNTNADTIAASLAIALSASYQVRLIYCFEKKGVLSDAADDNAVINLIDRNSYEQLKEEKVLTDGILPKLENAFEAITSGVNEVLIGHAADILSNTSGTVSGTLIR is encoded by the coding sequence ATGTCAATCAGCGATAATAATCAACGTGAACAACTTTTTGTCATCAAGGTAGGAGGAAACGTTATAGACAATCCTGCCTTGCTGCAATCCTTTCTGGCCGATTTCGCCAAAGTACCGGGCAATAAACTGCTGATCCATGGTGGCGGCAAGATCGCTACCCGTATCGGCGACAAACTGGGCATCGAATCAAAGTATGTCGATGGCCGCCGCATCACCGATGCCGATACCATCGATGTCGTTACCATGGTATATGGTGGACTCGTGAATAAACAACTGGTCGCCAAACTGCAGGCCCTGGGCTGCAATGCCATCGGCCTCACCGGCGCTGATGCCAATATCATCCCCGCCGCCAAACGCCCGGTCAAAGAGATCGACTACGGCTTCGTCGGCGATGTGCTCCCGGCAGCCATGAACGTCGCCGGCCTCCAGGCCATCGTCCGCGCCGGACTCATACCCGTGTTCGCATCCCTCACCCACGACGGAAAAGGGCAAATGCTGAACACCAACGCAGACACCATCGCCGCATCACTGGCCATCGCCCTGTCCGCATCCTACCAGGTACGACTCATCTATTGCTTCGAAAAGAAAGGTGTACTCAGCGATGCCGCCGACGACAACGCCGTGATCAACCTCATAGATCGTAATAGCTATGAACAATTAAAAGAAGAAAAAGTACTGACAGATGGCATACTCCCTAAACTGGAAAACGCTTTCGAGGCGATCACAAGCGGAGTCAATGAAGTGCTCATCGGACATGCAGCAGATATTCTCAGCAATACCTCCGGCACCGTATCCGGTACTTTAATACGATAA
- a CDS encoding M20 family metallo-hydrolase, with protein sequence MWEEHLFTDAVKLLQSLIATPSLSREEDQTAAIISAFLDQRNIPHQRQGNNIWAKNKHFDSNKPTILFNSHHDTVKPNPQYTRDPFSPDIVEDKLYGLGSNDAGGCLVSLIATFLHFYEKQNLRYNIMLSATAEEEISGNNGVESILSQLPPIEFAIVGEPTLTQLAVAEKGLMVLDCVSYGKAGHAAREEGENAIYKALADISWFRQYRFPKISETLGAVKMSVTVINTSNKAHNVVPAECSFVVDVRVTDMYTLEEVLDIIRSYVSCEVKPRSMRMRPSGISREHPFVQAGIALGKTCYGSPTTSDQALIPATSVKMGPGDSARSHTADEFIYVHEIRDGIDSYIRLLEKMI encoded by the coding sequence ATGTGGGAAGAACACCTATTTACTGATGCCGTCAAACTATTACAGTCACTGATAGCTACACCATCCCTGAGCAGGGAAGAAGACCAGACCGCCGCCATCATCAGCGCTTTCCTGGATCAACGCAACATCCCGCACCAACGCCAGGGCAACAATATCTGGGCGAAGAACAAACACTTCGACAGCAACAAACCTACTATACTATTCAACTCCCACCACGACACCGTAAAGCCTAATCCGCAATATACACGCGATCCGTTCAGCCCCGATATCGTAGAAGACAAACTCTACGGCCTGGGCAGCAACGACGCCGGTGGCTGCCTCGTCAGCCTCATCGCCACCTTCCTGCACTTCTACGAAAAACAGAACCTCCGGTATAATATCATGCTCTCCGCTACCGCAGAAGAAGAAATCAGCGGCAACAATGGCGTAGAAAGTATCCTCTCTCAACTGCCTCCCATCGAATTCGCCATCGTAGGAGAACCTACACTCACCCAGCTGGCAGTAGCAGAAAAAGGACTCATGGTACTCGACTGCGTCAGCTATGGCAAAGCCGGACATGCCGCCAGGGAAGAAGGAGAGAACGCCATCTACAAAGCCCTCGCCGATATCTCCTGGTTCCGCCAGTACCGGTTTCCTAAAATATCAGAAACACTGGGGGCCGTAAAGATGAGCGTCACCGTTATCAATACCTCCAACAAAGCACATAACGTCGTACCGGCAGAATGCTCCTTCGTTGTCGATGTAAGGGTAACGGATATGTATACACTCGAAGAAGTGCTCGATATCATCCGTAGCTACGTAAGCTGCGAAGTAAAACCTCGCTCCATGCGTATGCGCCCCTCCGGTATCTCCCGCGAACATCCGTTCGTACAGGCTGGTATCGCATTGGGCAAAACCTGCTACGGATCACCCACCACCTCCGACCAGGCGCTCATACCCGCCACCTCCGTGAAGATGGGCCCCGGCGATTCCGCCCGCTCACATACCGCAGATGAATTCATCTACGTACACGAGATACGCGATGGCATAGATAGCTATATCCGCTTGCTGGAGAAAATGATCTGA
- the argH gene encoding argininosuccinate lyase translates to MKLWQKDKTALAAVEQFTVGKDREMDLFLAPFDVQGSLAHIQMLQSIGLLEAAELKVLQQELKQIYKEIATGNFTLEEGVEDIHSQVELLLTRRLGEVGKKIHSGRSRNDQVLVDIRLYLRHELEQIVKEVKQLFDLLQRQSETYKEHLLPGYTHLQIAMPSSFGLWLGAYAESLADDLLILQGAYNVVNKNPLGSAAGYGSSFPLNREMTTQLLGFSSLNYNVVYAQMGRGKSEKIVAFALAGIGATLAKMAMDACLFMNQNFGFISFPDELTTGSSIMPHKKNPDVWELIRSHGNKLQALPNEIAMMITNLPSGYHRDLQLLKENLFPAFGTLKDCIRMASLMLENVQVKKNILNDEKYQYLFSVEVVNKLVLEGMPFREAYKKVGLDIEQGTYAPEKTVHHTHEGSIGNLCTTQIAAMMDEVLNGFPFTHVHTAINQLLAE, encoded by the coding sequence ATGAAGTTATGGCAGAAAGATAAAACGGCACTCGCCGCGGTAGAACAGTTTACCGTCGGTAAAGATCGTGAAATGGACCTTTTCCTGGCGCCGTTCGATGTACAGGGCTCCCTCGCACATATACAGATGCTGCAAAGCATCGGCCTGCTGGAAGCAGCAGAACTGAAAGTACTGCAACAGGAACTGAAACAGATCTACAAAGAGATCGCTACCGGCAACTTCACCCTCGAAGAGGGCGTGGAAGACATCCACTCCCAGGTAGAACTGCTCCTCACCCGCCGCCTCGGCGAAGTAGGTAAAAAGATCCATAGCGGCCGCTCCCGCAATGACCAGGTATTGGTAGACATCCGCCTCTACCTCCGGCACGAGCTCGAACAGATCGTGAAAGAAGTAAAACAACTGTTCGACCTCCTCCAACGTCAGAGCGAAACCTATAAAGAACACCTCCTGCCTGGATATACCCACCTGCAGATCGCCATGCCTTCCTCTTTCGGACTCTGGCTGGGCGCCTATGCAGAAAGCCTGGCCGATGACCTGCTCATACTGCAGGGGGCCTATAACGTGGTCAACAAAAACCCACTGGGCTCCGCCGCCGGATATGGCTCCTCATTTCCGCTCAACCGCGAAATGACCACCCAACTCCTGGGATTTAGCTCACTCAACTACAACGTGGTATACGCACAGATGGGCCGCGGTAAATCAGAAAAGATCGTCGCCTTCGCACTCGCCGGCATCGGCGCTACCCTCGCGAAAATGGCCATGGACGCATGCCTGTTCATGAACCAGAACTTCGGCTTCATCAGCTTCCCCGACGAACTCACCACCGGCTCCAGCATCATGCCGCACAAAAAGAACCCGGATGTTTGGGAACTTATCCGCTCTCATGGCAACAAACTACAGGCCTTGCCCAATGAGATCGCCATGATGATCACCAACCTCCCCAGCGGCTACCATCGCGACCTCCAACTGCTGAAAGAAAATCTCTTCCCGGCTTTCGGTACCCTCAAAGATTGTATCCGAATGGCCAGCCTCATGCTGGAAAACGTACAGGTTAAAAAAAATATCCTCAACGACGAAAAATATCAATACCTCTTCAGCGTCGAAGTCGTAAACAAACTGGTGCTCGAAGGAATGCCCTTCCGCGAAGCCTATAAAAAAGTAGGCCTGGACATCGAACAAGGTACCTACGCACCCGAAAAGACCGTACATCACACACACGAAGGCAGCATCGGCAACCTCTGTACCACGCAGATAGCCGCCATGATGGACGAAGTGCTCAATGGATTCCCCTTCACACACGTACATACCGCTATCAATCAACTGCTGGCCGAATAG